A single window of Streptomyces sudanensis DNA harbors:
- a CDS encoding STAS domain-containing protein, whose amino-acid sequence MTPPRPTGVPILRLGDVLVTGLLNELDDASALAFTAELTERIAADGARGVLIDISRLEVIDSFVARTLMELTTMARLLGARVIVAGMRPAVAITLVELGLQLTGVETALNAEQGLTALGWQRMPHPAGPPGEDRP is encoded by the coding sequence GTGACGCCGCCCCGCCCCACGGGCGTGCCCATCCTGCGGCTGGGCGACGTACTGGTGACCGGCCTGCTGAACGAGCTGGACGACGCCTCGGCGCTGGCCTTCACCGCCGAACTGACCGAACGCATCGCGGCGGACGGCGCACGCGGCGTGCTCATCGACATCTCCCGGCTGGAGGTCATCGACTCCTTCGTCGCGCGGACGCTCATGGAGCTGACCACCATGGCGCGCCTCCTGGGCGCGCGGGTCATCGTCGCCGGGATGCGCCCGGCCGTGGCGATCACCCTCGTCGAGCTCGGACTGCAGCTGACGGGCGTGGAGACGGCCCTCAACGCCGAGCAGGGGCTGACCGCCCTGGGGTGGCAGCGGATGCCGCACCCGGCCGGCCCTCCCGGGGAGGACCGGCCGTGA
- a CDS encoding RsmB/NOP family class I SAM-dependent RNA methyltransferase: MSEQDRRRPPRPHRRPRKDPARLLAFEALRAVDERDAYANLVLPPLLKKARERDGFDARDAALATELVYGTLRRQGTYDAVVAACVDRPLREVDPPVLDVLTLGAHQLLGTRIPTHAAVSATVELARVVLGDGRARFVNAVLRRIAEHDLDGWLEKVAPPYDEDPEDHLAVVHAHPRWVVSALWDALGGGRAGIEDLLRADNERPEVTLVARPGRATPAELLDVLGEGAGEPGRWSPYAVRLAEGGEPGAIDAVREGRAGVQDEGSQLVALALADAPLDGPDARWLDGCAGPGGKAALLGALAARRGAALLAAEKQPHRARLVRRALAGNPGPYEVVTADGTRPPWRPGSFDRVLVDVPCSGLGALRRRPEARWRRRPEDLEGFAPLQRSLLAEALKAVRVGGVVGYATCSPHLAETRAVVDDVLKGHGGAQDTAAEWIDARPLMPGVPALGDGPDVQLWPHLHGTDAMYLALLRRTA, from the coding sequence TTGAGCGAGCAAGACCGTCGCCGTCCCCCCAGGCCGCACCGGCGCCCCCGGAAGGACCCGGCGCGCCTCCTGGCCTTCGAGGCGCTGCGCGCCGTGGACGAACGGGACGCGTACGCGAACCTCGTGCTGCCGCCGCTGCTGAAGAAGGCCCGCGAGCGGGACGGCTTCGACGCGCGGGACGCCGCGCTCGCGACCGAGCTCGTGTACGGCACCCTGCGCCGGCAGGGCACGTACGACGCGGTCGTCGCCGCCTGCGTCGACCGGCCGCTGCGCGAGGTCGACCCGCCGGTGCTCGACGTGCTGACGCTCGGCGCCCACCAGCTGCTCGGCACCCGCATCCCCACGCATGCCGCCGTGTCCGCCACCGTCGAGCTGGCGCGCGTCGTCCTCGGCGACGGGCGGGCCAGGTTCGTCAACGCCGTCCTGCGCCGGATCGCCGAGCACGACCTCGACGGCTGGCTGGAGAAGGTCGCCCCGCCCTACGACGAGGACCCCGAGGACCACCTCGCCGTCGTGCACGCGCACCCCCGCTGGGTCGTCTCCGCCCTGTGGGACGCCCTCGGCGGCGGCCGCGCCGGCATCGAGGACCTCCTGCGCGCCGACAACGAGCGCCCCGAGGTCACCCTCGTCGCCCGCCCCGGCCGCGCCACCCCCGCCGAACTGCTGGACGTCCTCGGCGAGGGCGCCGGAGAGCCGGGCCGCTGGTCGCCGTACGCGGTGCGGCTCGCCGAGGGCGGTGAGCCGGGCGCCATCGACGCCGTCCGGGAGGGCCGCGCGGGCGTCCAGGACGAGGGCAGCCAGCTCGTCGCCCTCGCCCTGGCCGACGCCCCGCTCGACGGCCCCGACGCGCGCTGGCTCGACGGCTGCGCCGGCCCCGGCGGCAAGGCCGCCCTGCTGGGGGCGCTCGCGGCCCGGCGCGGCGCCGCCCTCCTCGCCGCCGAGAAGCAGCCCCACCGCGCCCGGCTGGTCCGGCGGGCCCTGGCCGGGAACCCCGGCCCGTACGAGGTCGTCACCGCCGACGGCACCCGCCCGCCGTGGCGCCCCGGCTCGTTCGACCGGGTCCTCGTCGACGTGCCCTGCTCCGGCCTGGGCGCCCTGCGGCGCCGCCCCGAGGCGCGCTGGCGGCGCCGGCCCGAGGACCTGGAGGGCTTCGCGCCGCTCCAGCGGTCCCTGCTCGCCGAGGCGCTGAAGGCCGTACGGGTCGGCGGTGTCGTCGGGTACGCGACCTGCTCGCCGCACCTCGCCGAGACCCGCGCCGTCGTGGACGACGTGCTCAAGGGGCACGGGGGGGCGCAGGACACGGCCGCCGAGTGGATCGACGCGCGTCCCCTGATGCCCGGCGTCCCCGCGCTCGGCGACGGCCCCGACGTGCAGCTCTGGCCCCACCTGCACGGCACCGACGCCATGTACCTGGCCCTGCTCCGCCGCACCGCCTGA
- a CDS encoding STAS domain-containing protein: MNTSESSVRDRLCEALRDREEEIADRWVRLQLEQAVLSTDMSEHEVREEADLLISALAAGLASDVPVERLVASRNDLRRTVIELSLRRARAGASPTATSLAVLSLKEALLTAVQHTTRDSAELFSAAILINRVLDAAGVLSFETYVEGREEVIQRQSRQLLEVSTPVVRLWRHVLAVPLIGTLDTARTQVVMESLLQAIQDNETQVAIIDITGVSTVDTAVAQHLMHTVNAVRLMGADCVISGIRPPIAQTIAQLGIDLSTILTRATLADALAAAIRLTDQPAVGAGPAAPHDRPVTP, from the coding sequence GTGAACACCAGCGAATCGAGTGTGCGGGACCGGCTCTGCGAGGCCCTGCGCGACCGCGAGGAGGAGATCGCGGACCGCTGGGTCCGGCTCCAGCTGGAACAGGCCGTGCTCAGCACGGACATGAGCGAGCACGAGGTCCGCGAGGAGGCCGACCTGCTGATCTCCGCGCTGGCCGCCGGGCTGGCCAGCGACGTCCCCGTGGAGCGGCTGGTGGCCTCCCGCAACGACCTGCGGCGCACGGTGATAGAGCTCTCGCTGCGCCGCGCCCGCGCGGGAGCCTCGCCGACGGCGACCTCGCTCGCGGTGCTGTCGCTGAAGGAGGCGCTGCTGACGGCGGTCCAGCACACCACGCGCGACTCCGCGGAGCTGTTCTCCGCCGCGATCCTGATCAACCGGGTCCTCGACGCCGCGGGCGTGCTGTCCTTCGAGACGTACGTGGAGGGCCGCGAGGAGGTCATCCAGCGGCAGAGCCGGCAGCTCCTGGAGGTGTCCACGCCGGTGGTGCGGCTGTGGCGGCACGTGCTGGCGGTCCCGCTCATCGGGACGCTGGACACCGCGCGGACGCAGGTGGTCATGGAGAGCCTCCTCCAGGCGATCCAGGACAACGAGACGCAGGTCGCGATCATCGACATCACCGGTGTCTCCACCGTCGACACGGCGGTGGCCCAGCACCTGATGCACACCGTCAACGCGGTGCGGCTGATGGGCGCCGACTGCGTCATCAGCGGCATCCGCCCGCCCATCGCGCAGACCATCGCCCAGCTGGGCATCGACCTGTCGACGATCCTGACCCGGGCGACCCTGGCGGACGCCCTGGCCGCCGCCATCCGCCTCACCGACCAGCCCGCCGTCGGCGCCGGCCCGGCCGCCCCGCACGACCGGCCGGTGACTCCGTGA
- the rpe gene encoding ribulose-phosphate 3-epimerase, producing the protein MAQINPSILSADFARLAEEARAVEGADWLHVDVMDNHFVPNLTLGVPVVESLARATGTPLDCHLMIEDPDRWAPQYVEAGAGSVTFHVEAAAAPVRLAREIRAKGARASMALRPATPVEPFEDLLPELDMLLIMTVEPGFGGQAFLDVVLPKIRRARQLISRHGLELWLQVDGGVSADTIERCAEAGADVFVAGSAVYGADDPAGAVRMLRDKADRATASATWACGH; encoded by the coding sequence ATGGCCCAGATCAACCCCAGCATCCTGTCCGCCGACTTCGCCCGCCTCGCCGAGGAGGCCCGGGCCGTCGAAGGCGCCGACTGGCTCCACGTGGACGTCATGGACAACCACTTCGTGCCCAACCTCACGCTGGGCGTGCCGGTCGTCGAATCGCTCGCCCGGGCGACCGGCACGCCGCTGGACTGCCACCTCATGATCGAGGACCCCGACCGCTGGGCCCCGCAGTACGTGGAGGCCGGCGCCGGATCGGTCACGTTCCACGTGGAGGCCGCCGCCGCGCCGGTGCGGCTGGCGCGGGAGATCCGGGCCAAGGGCGCGCGCGCCTCCATGGCGCTCAGGCCCGCCACGCCCGTCGAGCCGTTCGAGGACCTGCTGCCCGAGCTGGACATGCTGCTGATCATGACCGTCGAGCCGGGGTTCGGCGGACAGGCGTTCCTCGACGTCGTCCTGCCGAAGATCCGCCGCGCCCGGCAGCTGATCTCCAGGCACGGCCTGGAACTGTGGCTCCAGGTCGACGGCGGGGTCTCCGCGGACACGATCGAGCGCTGCGCCGAGGCCGGCGCGGACGTCTTCGTCGCGGGTTCCGCCGTGTACGGGGCCGACGACCCGGCCGGGGCCGTGCGGATGCTGCGCGACAAGGCCGACCGGGCGACCGCCTCCGCCACCTGGGCATGCGGACACTGA
- a CDS encoding sugar-binding transcriptional regulator, giving the protein MSAGRPALRMGPAELVQAAAMARRFYLEGKSKIQIAEEFGVSRFKVARVLETALERDLVRIEIRVPAELDAERSDALRARYGLRHAVVVESPAESEEESPDPENLGEVAADLLGELVAEGDVLGLAWGRSTIHMAAALDRLPPCTVVQLTGVYDAGTAERGSVEAVRRAAQVSGGEAHPIYAPMLLPDPATAAALRHQTGIARAFEYFDKVTVAAVSIGSWEPGVSTVHDMLSDEERAHYASLGVAAEMSAHLFDSSGRRVGRDLGERCITVEADRLRRIPEVVAIAGGARKAAAIGAVLRSGLVTSLVTDTAAADYLLTESEPGPRPALERFDPDR; this is encoded by the coding sequence ATGTCGGCGGGACGTCCGGCCCTGCGGATGGGACCCGCGGAGCTGGTGCAGGCGGCGGCCATGGCCCGCCGCTTCTACCTCGAGGGGAAGTCCAAGATCCAGATCGCCGAGGAGTTCGGCGTCAGCCGCTTCAAGGTCGCCCGCGTCCTGGAGACGGCCCTGGAGAGGGACCTCGTGCGGATCGAGATCCGCGTGCCGGCGGAGCTGGACGCGGAGCGGTCCGACGCGCTGCGGGCCCGCTACGGCCTGCGCCACGCCGTCGTCGTCGAGTCCCCGGCCGAGAGCGAGGAGGAGTCGCCCGACCCGGAGAACCTCGGCGAGGTCGCGGCCGACCTGCTCGGCGAGCTGGTGGCGGAGGGCGACGTCCTCGGGCTGGCCTGGGGCCGGTCCACCATCCACATGGCCGCCGCCCTCGACCGGCTTCCGCCGTGCACGGTCGTCCAGCTGACCGGCGTGTACGACGCGGGGACCGCCGAGCGCGGCTCGGTCGAGGCCGTCCGCCGCGCCGCCCAGGTCTCCGGCGGCGAGGCGCACCCCATCTACGCGCCGATGCTGCTGCCCGACCCGGCCACCGCCGCCGCGCTGCGCCACCAGACCGGCATCGCCCGGGCCTTCGAGTACTTCGACAAGGTCACCGTCGCCGCGGTGTCCATCGGGTCCTGGGAGCCGGGCGTGTCCACCGTCCACGACATGCTCAGCGACGAGGAGCGCGCCCACTACGCGTCCCTCGGCGTCGCCGCGGAGATGTCCGCCCACCTCTTCGACTCCTCCGGCCGCCGCGTCGGACGCGACCTCGGCGAGCGCTGCATCACCGTCGAGGCCGACCGGCTGCGCCGCATCCCGGAGGTCGTCGCCATCGCGGGCGGCGCCCGCAAGGCCGCGGCCATCGGCGCCGTGCTCCGCTCCGGGCTGGTGACCAGCCTCGTCACGGACACCGCCGCCGCCGACTACCTGCTGACCGAGTCCGAGCCGGGTCCGCGGCCCGCGCTGGAGCGCTTCGACCCGGACCGCTGA
- a CDS encoding amino acid permease, with product TLGTGIFVVLGEAVPQAGPAVTLAFVFAGLTALFSALSYAELAGTIPVAGSSYSYAYATMGELVAWVCGWCLLLEYGVSVAAVAVGWGDYLNELLNGTIGVTLPDALSAPPGDGGVFNLPALIVVMLAMVFLLGGAKESARANTIMVVVKIAALVLFCAIGFTGFTSGNYSDFMPLGLSSIGAAGAVLFFSYIGFDAASTAGEEAKDPKRDLPRAIMLSLVVVTALYVLVAAVAVGAWDWKKFEGSEASLAAIMNDVTGQSFWGTLLAAGAVVSIASVVLTVLYGQTRILFAMSRDGLVPKVFAKVSPRTGTPRVNTVIVSVFCGVLAAAVPLGELVNATSIGTLFAFALVNIAVVVLRTTRPELERSFKVPFGPLFPVLGFLFCGYSMYSLDMVTWVVFGLWMAAGFVFYFVYGMRRSRLATAEK from the coding sequence CACGCTCGGCACCGGCATTTTCGTCGTTCTCGGCGAAGCCGTTCCCCAGGCGGGGCCCGCCGTTACCCTGGCGTTCGTCTTCGCGGGCCTGACGGCGCTCTTCTCGGCGCTCTCCTACGCCGAACTGGCCGGCACGATCCCCGTCGCCGGCTCCTCGTACTCGTATGCGTACGCAACGATGGGCGAACTCGTCGCCTGGGTGTGCGGCTGGTGCCTGCTGCTGGAGTACGGCGTGTCCGTCGCCGCGGTCGCGGTCGGCTGGGGCGACTACCTCAACGAGCTCCTCAACGGCACGATCGGCGTCACCCTCCCCGACGCGCTCAGCGCGCCCCCCGGCGACGGCGGCGTGTTCAACCTGCCCGCGCTGATCGTCGTGATGCTGGCGATGGTCTTCCTGCTCGGCGGCGCCAAGGAGTCCGCCCGCGCCAACACGATCATGGTCGTCGTGAAGATCGCCGCGCTCGTCCTGTTCTGCGCCATCGGCTTCACGGGCTTCACCTCGGGCAACTACTCCGACTTCATGCCGCTCGGCCTCTCCAGCATCGGCGCGGCGGGCGCCGTCCTGTTCTTCTCGTACATCGGCTTCGACGCCGCCTCCACGGCCGGCGAGGAGGCCAAGGACCCCAAGCGCGACCTGCCCCGGGCGATCATGCTCTCGCTGGTCGTCGTCACCGCCCTGTACGTCCTGGTCGCGGCGGTCGCCGTGGGCGCCTGGGACTGGAAGAAGTTCGAGGGCTCCGAGGCCTCGCTCGCCGCGATCATGAACGACGTCACCGGGCAGAGCTTCTGGGGCACCCTGCTCGCCGCCGGCGCGGTCGTCTCCATCGCCAGCGTCGTCCTGACCGTGCTCTACGGCCAGACCCGCATCCTCTTCGCGATGTCCCGCGACGGCCTGGTGCCCAAGGTCTTCGCCAAGGTCAGCCCCCGCACCGGCACACCCCGCGTCAACACCGTGATCGTCTCGGTGTTCTGCGGCGTCCTGGCCGCGGCCGTCCCGCTCGGCGAACTGGTCAACGCCACCAGCATCGGCACGCTGTTCGCCTTCGCGCTGGTCAACATCGCGGTCGTCGTCCTGCGCACCACCCGTCCCGAACTGGAGCGCAGCTTCAAGGTGCCGTTCGGCCCCCTCTTCCCGGTCCTGGGCTTCCTGTTCTGCGGCTACAGCATGTACAGCCTCGACATGGTCACCTGGGTGGTCTTCGGC
- a CDS encoding RNA polymerase sigma factor SigF, translating to MPTATTTPTETTAAAAALPRIPDPTGVAPQDAKELSKQFFARLAALEEGTGEYQYVRNTLIELNLSLVRYAAARFRSRADQMEDIVQVGTIGLIKAIDRFELSREVEFATFAMPCVIGEIKRFFRDTSWSVHVPRRLQELRIDIARATDELFQELDRSPTAAELADRLGVGEDEVIEGLVAANGYTAASLDMPLDDSGEPASATLADLVGEEDRDMRLTEDVQALKPIVERLDDRDRAILRMRFVEELTQAEIGRRLGVSQMHVSRLLTRMTARMREGLLGEN from the coding sequence GTGCCCACGGCGACCACGACCCCGACGGAGACGACGGCAGCCGCGGCGGCCCTGCCGCGGATCCCCGACCCGACCGGGGTCGCCCCCCAGGACGCCAAGGAGCTCTCGAAGCAGTTCTTCGCGCGGCTCGCGGCCCTCGAGGAGGGGACCGGGGAGTACCAGTACGTCCGCAACACGCTGATCGAGCTGAACCTGTCGCTGGTCAGGTACGCGGCCGCCCGGTTCCGCAGCCGCGCCGACCAGATGGAGGACATCGTCCAGGTCGGCACGATCGGGCTGATCAAGGCCATCGACCGGTTCGAACTCAGCCGCGAGGTCGAGTTCGCGACGTTCGCCATGCCGTGCGTGATCGGTGAGATCAAGCGGTTCTTCCGGGACACGAGCTGGTCGGTCCACGTGCCCCGGCGCCTCCAGGAGCTGCGCATCGACATCGCCCGGGCGACCGACGAGCTCTTCCAGGAGCTGGACCGGTCGCCGACCGCCGCGGAGCTCGCCGACCGCCTCGGCGTCGGCGAGGACGAGGTGATCGAGGGGCTGGTGGCGGCCAACGGGTACACGGCCGCCTCGCTGGACATGCCGCTCGACGACTCGGGGGAGCCGGCGTCGGCCACCCTCGCGGACCTGGTCGGCGAGGAGGACCGCGACATGCGGCTGACGGAGGACGTCCAGGCGCTCAAGCCGATCGTGGAGCGGCTCGACGACCGGGACCGGGCGATCCTGCGGATGCGGTTCGTCGAGGAGCTGACCCAGGCGGAGATCGGCAGGCGGCTCGGCGTGTCGCAGATGCACGTGTCGCGGCTCCTGACGCGGATGACGGCGCGGATGCGCGAAGGGCTGCTCGGCGAGAACTGA
- a CDS encoding anti-sigma regulatory factor — protein MTPGDAPAAGPRVGRPRSRPDGGWAAAPLPDPVPGYAAPDAGEGRCQRYEVRSEEDLLTVRHAVRAATVEAGFGIVDQTRVVTAASELARNAYVHGGGGTLEVRLLAPGGRRGLRLTVRDEGPGIPDVEAALQDGFTTGSGLGHGLGGARRLMHDFQVRTAPGRGTTVVVTRWNDR, from the coding sequence GTGACGCCGGGCGACGCCCCGGCGGCGGGCCCCCGGGTGGGACGGCCCCGGTCCCGGCCCGACGGCGGGTGGGCCGCCGCGCCGCTCCCGGACCCCGTCCCGGGGTACGCGGCGCCGGACGCCGGCGAGGGCCGGTGCCAGCGGTACGAGGTGCGGTCCGAGGAGGACCTGCTGACCGTCCGGCACGCGGTGCGGGCGGCCACCGTCGAGGCGGGGTTCGGGATCGTCGACCAGACCCGCGTCGTCACCGCCGCCAGCGAACTGGCGCGCAACGCCTACGTCCACGGCGGCGGCGGGACGCTGGAGGTGCGGCTGCTGGCCCCGGGAGGGCGGCGCGGCCTGCGGCTGACGGTCCGCGACGAGGGCCCCGGCATCCCGGACGTGGAGGCCGCGCTCCAGGACGGCTTCACCACCGGCAGCGGTCTGGGCCACGGCCTGGGCGGGGCCCGCAGGCTCATGCACGACTTCCAGGTCCGCACCGCCCCCGGCCGGGGCACGACGGTGGTGGTGACGCGGTGGAACGACCGGTGA
- a CDS encoding PP2C family protein-serine/threonine phosphatase: PALPEPAGAAWTVPLPKPAADGGGDAPDPVALLEEEAAFLADRLDRLDREHRRLKDELAETNSGVLALYVQLEERDEQLRRAHGRMLRQLEDALRPPPVEVPGLEMAVRYEPAESHAPTGGDLYDWFTLPDGTVHITLVDALGHGLTSTRGALNVTHAVRTLALEGHEFGTLVARAADALAAFDQELMATVQVVRIDPRTGELCLANGSHPPALLVRRDGTTRFLEAAGRGVGFPLPGSEVLLRDRLDPGDLLVLYTDGLTESRRDPQEGEQRLAEAARRHRHLPMAEVPGALAEEMHTVILHPDDTVALVVRRAREAY; encoded by the coding sequence TGCCCGCCCTGCCCGAGCCCGCCGGGGCCGCCTGGACGGTCCCCCTGCCAAAGCCCGCGGCGGACGGCGGCGGCGACGCGCCGGACCCGGTGGCGCTGCTGGAGGAGGAGGCGGCCTTCCTCGCCGACCGCCTGGACCGCCTGGACCGCGAGCACCGGCGGCTCAAGGACGAGCTGGCCGAGACCAACAGCGGCGTCCTCGCCCTGTACGTGCAGCTGGAGGAGCGCGACGAGCAGCTGCGCAGGGCGCACGGCCGGATGCTGCGGCAGCTGGAGGACGCGCTGCGCCCGCCGCCGGTGGAGGTGCCCGGCCTGGAGATGGCGGTGCGCTACGAGCCGGCCGAGAGCCACGCGCCGACCGGCGGGGACCTGTACGACTGGTTCACGCTGCCCGACGGCACCGTGCACATCACCCTCGTGGACGCCCTCGGCCACGGCCTGACCAGCACCCGCGGCGCCCTCAACGTCACCCACGCCGTCCGCACCCTGGCGCTGGAGGGCCACGAGTTCGGGACGCTGGTCGCCCGGGCCGCCGACGCGCTGGCCGCCTTCGACCAGGAGCTGATGGCGACGGTGCAGGTGGTGCGCATCGACCCGCGCACGGGCGAGCTGTGCCTGGCGAACGGCAGCCACCCGCCGGCCCTGCTGGTGCGCCGGGACGGCACCACCCGGTTCCTGGAGGCGGCCGGCCGGGGCGTCGGCTTCCCGCTGCCCGGCAGCGAGGTGCTCCTGCGGGACCGGCTGGACCCCGGCGACCTGCTGGTGCTGTACACGGACGGGCTGACCGAGAGCCGCCGCGACCCGCAGGAGGGCGAGCAGCGCCTCGCGGAGGCGGCCCGGCGCCACCGGCACCTGCCCATGGCGGAGGTGCCCGGCGCCCTGGCGGAGGAGATGCACACCGTGATCCTCCATCCGGACGACACGGTGGCCCTGGTGGTCCGGCGTGCCCGTGAGGCGTACTGA
- a CDS encoding ATP-binding protein produces MLVLDSRTVDSAEVRDIVTGFVADRCPWADLTAVRLVVTELLANALHHTDGGWRLRLRVREERLVLELEDTSPVRPSARRPDFGGGGGFGWRLVQQLADRVEVRPGAAGKTVRAEWRAPADRRADRWRTSAERRTDTGGGEREYRRRARPGVSEPVPHLVDRAGARAS; encoded by the coding sequence GTGCTTGTTCTGGACTCACGTACCGTCGACAGCGCCGAGGTCAGGGACATCGTCACCGGCTTCGTCGCCGACCGCTGCCCCTGGGCGGACCTGACCGCCGTGCGTCTGGTGGTCACCGAGCTCCTGGCGAACGCGCTGCACCACACCGACGGCGGGTGGCGCCTGCGGCTGCGCGTCCGGGAGGAGCGGCTCGTCCTGGAGCTGGAGGACACCAGCCCCGTCCGGCCCTCCGCCCGCCGGCCCGACTTCGGCGGCGGCGGCGGCTTCGGCTGGCGACTGGTGCAGCAGCTCGCCGACCGGGTCGAGGTGCGCCCGGGGGCGGCGGGCAAGACCGTCCGTGCCGAGTGGCGGGCCCCGGCGGACCGGCGGGCGGACCGGTGGCGGACCTCGGCGGAACGGCGGACGGACACGGGCGGCGGCGAGAGAGAGTACCGCCGGCGGGCGCGTCCCGGCGTGTCGGAACCCGTACCGCACCTGGTGGACCGGGCGGGGGCCAGGGCCTCCTGA
- a CDS encoding GuaB1 family IMP dehydrogenase-related protein, with amino-acid sequence MRFLNDLKPPYDLTYDDVFMVPNRSAVGSRQDVDLAAPDGTGTTVPLVVANMTAVAGRRMAETVARRGGLVVIPQDIPIDVVADVVSWVKGRHRVLDTPIVLDPAQTVADALSLITKRAHNAGVVVDAGHRPVGVVTDRDLTGVDRFTRLAEVMSRDLLLLDADIDPTEAFGTLDHHNRRYAPAVDAEGRLAGILTRKGALRATLYKPAVDDRGRLRIAAAVGINGDVAGKAKQLLDAGIDTLVIDTAHGHQESMINAIRTVRGLDPRVPVVAGNVVAAEGVRDLVEAGADIVKVGVGPGAMCTTRMMTGVGRPQFSAVLECAAEARKYGRHVWADGGVRHPRDVAMALAAGASNVMIGSWFAGTYESPGDIQQDADGRLYKESFGMASARAVRNRTSEESAYDRARKALFEEGISTSRMYLDPARPGVEDLIDSIVAGVRSSCTYAGAASLEEFADKAVVGVQSAAGYAEGKPLHASWN; translated from the coding sequence GTGCGTTTCCTCAACGACCTCAAGCCGCCGTACGACCTGACGTACGACGACGTGTTCATGGTGCCCAACCGCTCGGCCGTGGGCTCCCGCCAGGACGTCGACCTCGCCGCCCCCGACGGCACCGGGACCACCGTCCCGCTGGTCGTGGCCAACATGACCGCCGTCGCGGGCCGCCGCATGGCCGAGACGGTCGCCCGCCGAGGCGGCCTGGTCGTCATCCCCCAGGACATCCCGATCGACGTCGTCGCCGACGTCGTCTCCTGGGTCAAGGGCCGCCACCGCGTCCTCGACACGCCGATCGTCCTCGACCCCGCCCAGACCGTCGCCGACGCGCTGTCGCTGATCACCAAGCGGGCGCACAACGCCGGCGTCGTCGTGGACGCCGGGCACCGGCCCGTCGGCGTCGTCACCGACCGGGACCTGACCGGCGTCGACCGCTTCACCCGGCTGGCCGAGGTCATGTCGAGGGACCTGCTGCTCCTCGACGCGGACATCGACCCCACCGAGGCGTTCGGCACCCTCGACCACCACAACCGGCGCTACGCGCCCGCCGTCGACGCCGAGGGCCGCCTCGCGGGCATCCTCACCCGCAAGGGCGCCCTGCGCGCCACGCTGTACAAGCCCGCCGTGGACGACCGCGGCCGGCTGCGGATCGCCGCCGCCGTCGGCATCAACGGCGACGTGGCGGGCAAGGCCAAGCAGCTCCTGGACGCCGGGATCGACACGCTCGTCATCGACACGGCCCACGGCCACCAGGAGTCGATGATCAACGCGATCCGCACGGTCCGCGGCCTCGACCCGCGGGTACCGGTCGTCGCGGGCAACGTCGTCGCCGCCGAGGGCGTCCGCGACCTCGTCGAGGCGGGCGCGGACATCGTCAAGGTCGGCGTCGGGCCCGGCGCCATGTGCACCACCCGCATGATGACCGGCGTCGGCCGCCCGCAGTTCTCCGCCGTCCTGGAGTGCGCCGCCGAGGCGCGGAAGTACGGCAGGCACGTCTGGGCCGACGGCGGCGTCCGGCACCCCCGCGACGTGGCCATGGCACTCGCCGCCGGCGCGTCCAACGTCATGATCGGCTCCTGGTTCGCCGGGACGTACGAGTCGCCCGGCGACATCCAGCAGGACGCCGACGGCCGCCTGTACAAGGAGTCCTTCGGCATGGCCTCCGCACGCGCCGTGCGCAACCGCACCAGCGAGGAGTCCGCCTACGACCGGGCCCGCAAGGCGCTGTTCGAGGAGGGCATCTCCACCTCGCGGATGTACCTCGACCCGGCCCGCCCGGGCGTCGAGGACCTGATCGACTCGATCGTCGCCGGCGTCCGCTCCTCCTGCACGTACGCGGGTGCCGCCTCGCTGGAGGAGTTCGCCGACAAGGCCGTCGTCGGCGTGCAGAGCGCCGCCGGCTACGCCGAGGGCAAGCCGCTCCACGCCAGCTGGAACTGA